Proteins co-encoded in one Neosynechococcus sphagnicola sy1 genomic window:
- the btpA gene encoding photosystem I biogenesis protein BtpA: MDLNQVFKTPNPVIGVVHLLPLPTSPQWGGSLKAVIDRAEQEATALASGGVNGILVENFFDAPFTKDHVDPAVVSAMSLIVQRLMHLIPLPVGINILRNDGHSALAIATCVRAAFIRVNVLTGVMATDQGLIEGQAHQLLRYRRELGSDVKIMADVLVKHARPLSVPNLTVAVQDTIERGLADAVILSGWATGSPPNLEDLELATAAANGTPVFIGSGANFENIGTLMQAADGVIVSSSLKRQGRRGQPIDPIRVSRFVEAMHHSLSAKKXHS, from the coding sequence GTGGACTTAAATCAAGTATTCAAAACCCCGAATCCCGTTATTGGTGTTGTTCATCTTCTCCCCTTACCCACCTCACCCCAATGGGGAGGTAGCCTCAAGGCTGTCATTGACCGCGCTGAACAGGAGGCAACTGCCCTCGCATCTGGTGGCGTCAATGGCATTTTAGTAGAAAACTTCTTTGATGCTCCTTTTACCAAAGATCACGTCGATCCAGCAGTGGTCAGTGCCATGAGCCTGATTGTGCAACGGTTGATGCATTTGATCCCACTGCCCGTGGGCATTAATATTCTTAGAAATGATGGTCATAGTGCCTTGGCGATCGCCACCTGTGTGCGGGCAGCCTTTATCCGGGTCAATGTCTTAACTGGTGTCATGGCAACCGATCAAGGCTTGATCGAGGGACAGGCCCATCAGCTTCTCCGCTATCGTCGAGAACTGGGGAGCGATGTCAAGATTATGGCCGATGTGCTGGTCAAACATGCCCGCCCCCTCAGCGTTCCCAACTTGACCGTAGCCGTACAGGACACCATTGAGCGGGGTCTAGCCGATGCCGTGATTCTATCGGGTTGGGCAACCGGCAGCCCCCCCAATCTAGAAGACCTAGAGCTAGCGACGGCTGCAGCCAATGGCACCCCGGTTTTCATTGGTAGTGGAGCCAACTTTGAGAATATTGGCACGTTGATGCAGGCCGCTGATGGTGTCATTGTCTCCAGTTCCCTCAAGCGGCAGGGACGCCGAGGGCAGCCCATAGATCCCATTCGAGTTAGTCGTTTTGTAGAAGCGATGCACCACAGTCTCTCGGCTAAAAAAAAMCATTCCTAA